A section of the Methanosphaera cuniculi genome encodes:
- a CDS encoding DUF362 domain-containing protein, with amino-acid sequence MTSKVYITKTDKITPVKIKEILKKSQFIKQLKPDEKIAIKTNLLDVENKGFVSPKYMDKITELIESKNAKAELIDTNHIYHVENDTQYHYSNNIKQKIIDDSKNTDIKIDSKLLKKVIKSTEIDEYDKLIILTKFKPHYLIGLEGAIKTTGVDLNVKSGKIELYKQAAPFISKIGCLACKLCAQECPTKTITINSIAEIDYSGCIACNYCIRVCPTDAIKPNRIKTDLLNQAIAEYMKTITQNKDIIYINILNDIRADYEHTQIGDHKIVDDIGILMSQDPVALDQASYDIINQKPGNKSPELKTNYLPGEDKIAGLWRTIDAQQQLNIAEEEKLGTTQYELIHI; translated from the coding sequence ATGACATCAAAAGTATACATCACAAAGACTGATAAAATAACACCAGTAAAAATCAAAGAAATACTAAAAAAATCACAATTCATAAAACAATTAAAACCAGATGAAAAAATAGCAATAAAAACCAACCTACTTGATGTAGAAAATAAAGGATTCGTATCACCAAAATATATGGATAAAATCACAGAATTAATAGAATCAAAAAATGCAAAAGCTGAACTAATTGATACAAATCATATCTACCACGTTGAAAATGACACACAATATCACTACTCAAATAATATAAAACAAAAAATAATAGATGATTCTAAAAATACAGATATTAAAATAGATTCAAAACTACTAAAAAAAGTAATTAAATCAACAGAAATAGATGAATATGATAAACTAATTATCCTAACAAAATTTAAACCACACTACCTAATAGGACTAGAAGGTGCAATAAAAACAACTGGTGTAGATTTAAATGTGAAATCAGGAAAAATAGAATTATACAAACAAGCAGCACCATTCATATCAAAAATAGGATGTCTTGCATGTAAACTATGTGCACAAGAATGTCCAACAAAAACCATAACAATAAACTCAATAGCAGAAATAGACTATTCAGGATGCATTGCATGTAACTATTGTATACGAGTATGTCCAACAGATGCAATAAAACCAAACAGAATAAAAACAGATCTCCTAAATCAGGCAATAGCAGAATATATGAAAACAATAACACAAAATAAAGACATAATATACATAAACATACTAAATGATATAAGAGCAGATTATGAACATACACAAATTGGAGATCATAAAATAGTAGATGATATTGGAATACTAATGAGTCAAGATCCAGTAGCATTAGATCAAGCAAGCTATGATATAATAAACCAGAAACCTGGAAATAAAAGTCCTGAACTTAAAACCAACTACCTTCCAGGTGAAGATAAAATAGCAGGACTATGGAGAACAATAGATGCACAACAACAACTAAACATAGCAGAAGAAGAAAAGCTAGGAACTACACAATATGAACTAATACACATATAA
- a CDS encoding beta-alanine-activating enzyme beta-propeller domain-containing protein produces the protein MKLNKKIGVILLITCMMLATLTSTTATDWPMFQDNPRHTGYISQDTSYSTQEWTTKLDGSIIAPPALSGNILYVGSDSGKLYALDAQDGNETWTYDMDGAIKSTPSISGNTVFTGCDDGYLYSNNAETGTLNWKFKSDDSIQTTPAVADGKIFFGSDDGYVYALNQNDGSVIWKFKTDDAVQSSPTIDGDTLYIGSDDDKVYALNINDGSVKWSFATGDNVKSSPAVCDGKVFIGSEDNQVYALNANDGIEVWEHNAESSVTGSVSADIRQSTVYVGTEKGDLYALDLRDGLKKWNISVGSAINSTPSIFGNNIAVGTDSGSMNIYNKFTGNGVWSYNPGYIPNISGTVSSAVTSGGSLFMTSSDGNVYSLNTDEQIAPMSIYTTYLVAIIVVIVALVAIYKKIQSRKKQKK, from the coding sequence ATGAAATTAAATAAAAAGATAGGAGTAATACTACTTATCACATGTATGATGTTAGCAACACTTACATCAACAACAGCAACTGATTGGCCAATGTTTCAGGATAACCCAAGACATACAGGATACATATCACAAGATACATCATACTCAACTCAGGAATGGACAACTAAATTAGATGGATCAATAATAGCACCACCAGCATTATCAGGTAATATACTATATGTGGGATCAGATAGTGGAAAACTATATGCACTAGATGCACAAGATGGAAATGAAACATGGACATATGATATGGATGGAGCAATAAAATCAACACCATCAATATCAGGAAATACTGTATTCACAGGATGTGATGATGGATATCTTTACTCAAATAATGCAGAAACTGGTACATTAAACTGGAAATTTAAATCTGATGATTCAATACAAACAACACCAGCAGTAGCTGATGGTAAAATATTCTTCGGATCAGATGATGGATATGTATATGCATTAAATCAGAATGATGGATCTGTAATATGGAAATTTAAAACAGATGATGCAGTTCAATCATCACCTACCATAGATGGTGATACTCTTTACATAGGATCTGATGATGATAAAGTATATGCATTAAATATTAATGATGGATCAGTAAAATGGTCATTTGCAACAGGAGATAATGTAAAATCATCACCTGCAGTATGTGATGGAAAAGTATTCATAGGATCTGAAGATAACCAAGTATATGCATTAAATGCAAATGATGGTATAGAAGTATGGGAACATAATGCAGAATCATCAGTAACAGGATCTGTATCAGCTGATATTAGACAATCCACAGTGTATGTTGGAACTGAAAAAGGAGATCTTTATGCACTTGATTTACGTGATGGTCTTAAAAAATGGAATATATCAGTAGGTTCAGCTATAAATTCAACACCATCAATATTTGGTAACAATATTGCTGTAGGAACAGATTCAGGAAGTATGAATATATATAATAAATTCACAGGAAATGGAGTATGGAGTTATAATCCTGGTTATATTCCTAATATATCAGGAACTGTATCATCAGCTGTGACAAGTGGTGGATCATTATTTATGACATCTAGTGATGGTAATGTATATTCACTTAATACTGATGAGCAAATTGCACCTATGAGTATCTATACAACATATTTAGTTGCAATAATTGTAGTAATAGTTGCACTAGTTGCAATATATAAAAAGATACAAAGTCGTAAAAAACAGAAAAAATAA
- a CDS encoding 2-isopropylmalate synthase: MNYNPPSDVIIYDTTLRDGEQTPGVTITTDEKITIAEKLDKLGVDVIELGFPAASPGEQETFKEVAQLGFTSQISGLARALKPDIDKAIDADADYIHTFIGTSPLHRDFKLKKSKEEIMDLAVNAVEYIKDHGITAEFSCEDATRTELDYLLDMYKAVEDAGVDKINVPDTVGVTIPIRMNELIGKIYENVGVPISVHCHNDFGLAVANTLAAIEAGAKQAQCTINGLGERAGNASLEEIVMALNKSYNIHTNINHKLLVNTSETVSRITGVKMPPNKAIVGENAFAHEAGIHVQGILENSETYEALQPEEVGHKRRIVLGKLTGANAVHAKLDEYNINLSDEQFDQLLAKIKSLGDAGKVITDIDFRSIAEAIQGKPTEERIKLLGISVMTGDNTLPTATVKLDLDGTVKYRAETGVGPVDAALKAIQSLVGEIVNITLEEYHIEAITGGTNALGEVFVIVVDEDGNKATGRATHEDIVRASIDAIISSINKLLMLRK; this comes from the coding sequence ATGAATTACAACCCACCATCAGATGTTATAATTTACGACACCACTCTTAGAGATGGGGAACAAACACCTGGTGTTACGATAACAACTGATGAAAAAATTACAATTGCAGAAAAATTAGATAAACTTGGAGTAGATGTTATCGAATTGGGTTTCCCAGCAGCATCTCCTGGAGAACAGGAAACATTTAAGGAAGTAGCACAACTAGGCTTTACATCCCAAATCAGTGGACTTGCACGAGCATTAAAACCTGATATTGACAAAGCTATAGATGCTGATGCTGACTATATACACACATTCATTGGAACATCACCCCTACACCGGGACTTTAAACTTAAAAAATCCAAAGAAGAAATTATGGATTTAGCAGTAAATGCTGTTGAATATATTAAAGATCATGGAATAACAGCAGAATTCTCATGTGAAGATGCAACACGAACAGAACTTGACTACCTACTTGATATGTATAAGGCAGTAGAAGATGCTGGAGTTGATAAAATCAATGTACCAGATACTGTAGGTGTAACAATACCAATACGTATGAATGAATTAATTGGTAAAATATATGAAAATGTAGGAGTACCTATAAGTGTACATTGTCATAATGACTTTGGACTTGCTGTTGCAAACACATTAGCTGCAATAGAAGCAGGAGCTAAACAAGCACAATGTACCATTAATGGACTTGGTGAACGTGCAGGAAATGCATCACTTGAAGAAATTGTAATGGCACTTAATAAATCATATAATATACACACAAACATAAATCATAAACTTCTTGTAAATACATCAGAAACAGTATCAAGAATAACAGGTGTGAAAATGCCACCAAACAAAGCAATTGTTGGAGAAAATGCATTTGCACATGAAGCTGGAATACATGTACAAGGAATTCTTGAAAATAGTGAAACATATGAAGCATTACAACCTGAAGAAGTAGGACATAAAAGAAGAATTGTTCTAGGAAAACTAACAGGTGCAAATGCTGTACATGCAAAGCTTGATGAATATAATATAAACTTATCTGATGAACAATTTGATCAACTACTTGCAAAAATTAAATCTCTTGGTGATGCAGGAAAAGTAATTACAGACATTGATTTTAGATCAATAGCAGAAGCAATACAAGGAAAACCAACAGAAGAAAGAATAAAACTACTTGGTATAAGTGTAATGACAGGAGATAATACTCTTCCTACTGCAACTGTAAAATTAGATCTTGATGGAACAGTTAAATACCGAGCAGAAACAGGAGTTGGACCAGTTGATGCAGCATTAAAAGCAATACAATCACTAGTAGGTGAAATTGTAAATATTACACTTGAAGAATATCATATTGAAGCAATAACTGGTGGAACAAATGCATTAGGAGAAGTATTTGTAATAGTAGTCGATGAAGATGGAAATAAAGCAACAGGACGTGCAACACATGAAGATATTGTACGTGCAAGTATAGATGCTATCATATCATCAATAAACAAACTTCTAATGCTAAGAAAATAA
- a CDS encoding ABC transporter permease → MEANKVKWMIKKDLLYMWRHKVQFVSILFFPIIMVALCGWGMGGSVENTPVVIVKQSSGDITDLTINAIKSDQTYDVKDIVSDPDEAKEDVDNGKYKAAIILPANYEENTTRNAVLYIDSSQQMTTQTLVPITQQIFASISENIATQQVNANTNPGIVQQAANAINLQVNKIFGDIDYMDYLLPGVLAMTMYMSSMMTMGNTIAGERERGELARLFMTPTSVSTVIAGKIASQIIQQLISAFVLIVSAVLIFNVTINGSYLLLFLVILISLFCFVGFGMMFSATAKTQEDYMHMIMPVAMPMMFVSGVFFPVETMPLFLQKLSYILPLTYSNNAFRSVMLQGGGLGDIGIDLLILIVFGLIFFIIGVSRFDRDI, encoded by the coding sequence ATGGAAGCTAATAAAGTAAAATGGATGATAAAAAAAGATCTTCTCTACATGTGGAGACATAAAGTTCAATTCGTCTCTATATTATTTTTCCCAATAATCATGGTAGCACTTTGTGGATGGGGAATGGGTGGATCAGTTGAAAATACACCTGTTGTAATTGTAAAACAATCAAGTGGGGATATAACAGATCTAACAATAAATGCAATAAAATCAGATCAAACATATGATGTAAAAGATATAGTATCAGATCCTGATGAAGCCAAAGAAGATGTTGATAATGGAAAATATAAGGCGGCCATAATACTGCCTGCCAACTATGAAGAAAACACGACTCGAAACGCGGTATTATACATTGATTCGTCACAACAAATGACGACACAAACACTAGTACCAATAACACAGCAAATATTTGCATCAATATCAGAAAACATAGCAACACAACAAGTAAATGCTAATACAAATCCTGGAATAGTACAACAAGCAGCAAATGCAATTAACTTACAAGTAAATAAAATATTTGGTGATATTGACTACATGGATTACCTTTTACCTGGTGTTCTTGCAATGACAATGTATATGTCATCAATGATGACAATGGGAAATACCATAGCAGGTGAACGTGAACGTGGAGAATTAGCACGACTTTTCATGACACCAACAAGTGTATCAACAGTAATTGCAGGAAAAATAGCATCACAAATAATACAACAACTAATTAGTGCATTTGTACTAATTGTATCTGCAGTACTGATATTTAATGTTACAATAAATGGAAGCTATCTTCTATTATTCCTTGTGATACTTATATCATTATTCTGTTTTGTAGGATTTGGAATGATGTTTTCAGCAACAGCAAAAACACAAGAAGACTATATGCATATGATAATGCCTGTAGCAATGCCAATGATGTTTGTAAGTGGAGTATTTTTCCCTGTTGAAACAATGCCATTATTCCTACAAAAACTATCATATATCCTACCATTAACATATTCTAACAATGCATTTAGATCAGTAATGCTTCAAGGTGGAGGATTAGGAGATATTGGAATAGATCTATTAATATTAATAGTATTTGGATTAATATTCTTCATAATAGGAGTATCCAGATTTGATCGGGACATATAA
- a CDS encoding HAD family hydrolase: MKAIVFDNAGTILKRITAIKNTHDNTIFFETNTIGIANKNPNQIIVVFQQPTPQIIQTQKPNTRIYNYMKQNKDKFEISYSQIPITKDELLEKLKKDTTTINQITKTATTLIDKFNIEICSGSALIIDTQKGNINYVFTAGGVFFDTTKSTIKKLKDLNFEVYIASGDNHESLMKIATILGIKKSNTYDTANRKEKSEIVKQIQNMGYTVCMVGNNLNDELALECADISILNLEQKEELPEYLLCKVDHTVNKLSEILDII; this comes from the coding sequence ATGAAAGCAATAGTTTTTGATAATGCAGGTACAATTCTTAAAAGAATAACAGCAATAAAAAACACACATGATAATACAATATTTTTTGAAACTAATACTATAGGTATAGCTAATAAAAATCCAAATCAAATAATAGTAGTATTTCAACAACCAACACCACAAATAATACAAACACAAAAACCAAACACACGAATATATAACTACATGAAACAAAACAAAGACAAATTCGAGATAAGCTACTCACAAATACCAATAACAAAAGATGAACTCCTAGAAAAACTCAAAAAAGACACAACAACAATAAATCAAATTACAAAAACAGCTACAACACTCATAGATAAATTTAACATAGAAATATGCAGTGGATCAGCACTAATAATAGATACACAAAAAGGAAATATTAACTATGTTTTCACAGCAGGAGGAGTATTTTTTGATACAACAAAATCTACAATTAAAAAACTTAAAGACTTAAACTTTGAAGTATACATAGCATCAGGAGATAATCATGAATCACTCATGAAAATAGCAACAATACTAGGAATTAAAAAATCAAATACATATGATACAGCAAACAGAAAAGAAAAATCAGAAATTGTAAAACAAATACAAAACATGGGTTATACTGTATGTATGGTAGGAAATAATCTTAATGATGAACTTGCATTAGAATGTGCTGATATTTCAATACTTAACCTTGAACAAAAAGAAGAACTACCAGAATACCTCTTATGTAAGGTAGATCACACAGTAAATAAGCTATCTGAAATTCTTGATATAATCTAA
- a CDS encoding AAA family ATPase — translation MKQIDEINEKLAQNNYISNDHINTTLFLAGKLKKPILVEGPPGTGKTELAKKIAESFDRDFFRIQCYEGITYEQVVGEWNYQKQLLNLEAARDKDEDMTIFSDEFFIQRPLLTAFSNDKPSVLLIDEIDKADEELESFLLQALGEGEITVNDLDTFELKNDLIVVLTSNAQRNLLDETKDRCLYLYIDYPEFEREVSIVKRRVPDARDDMVDNIVDKTHKIRKLDLAKKPSIRATVDWVESLIALGEVQPTREALENTLNVVAKNQEDREKIIEEILNKI, via the coding sequence ATGAAACAAATAGATGAAATAAATGAAAAACTAGCTCAAAATAATTATATATCAAATGATCATATAAATACCACATTATTTCTAGCAGGAAAACTAAAAAAACCAATCCTAGTTGAAGGACCACCGGGAACAGGAAAAACAGAACTTGCTAAAAAAATAGCAGAAAGTTTTGATCGTGATTTTTTCCGTATACAATGCTATGAAGGAATAACATATGAACAAGTAGTAGGAGAATGGAATTACCAAAAACAACTCTTAAATCTTGAAGCAGCACGAGATAAAGATGAAGATATGACCATATTTTCTGATGAATTTTTCATACAAAGACCACTACTAACAGCATTTAGCAATGATAAACCATCAGTTTTACTAATTGATGAAATAGATAAAGCAGATGAAGAACTAGAAAGCTTTCTTCTACAAGCACTAGGAGAAGGTGAAATTACAGTAAATGATCTGGATACATTTGAACTTAAAAATGATCTTATTGTAGTATTAACTTCAAATGCACAAAGAAATCTACTTGATGAGACAAAAGATCGGTGTCTTTACTTATATATTGACTATCCTGAGTTTGAACGTGAAGTAAGTATTGTAAAAAGAAGAGTGCCTGATGCTAGAGACGATATGGTAGATAATATAGTTGATAAAACACATAAAATACGAAAATTAGATCTTGCTAAAAAACCATCAATACGTGCAACAGTTGACTGGGTAGAATCATTAATTGCACTAGGAGAAGTACAACCAACACGTGAAGCATTAGAAAATACACTTAATGTAGTAGCTAAAAATCAGGAAGATCGAGAAAAAATAATAGAAGAAATACTAAATAAAATATGA
- a CDS encoding amidohydrolase family protein translates to MTQTTSILIKDPIIIADEVHRNSILVVDNKIEEISSKLNDNDAEVVIDAHDKIAMPGLVNTHTHVAMTLLRGVGDDQALQTWLNDYIWPREANLTDELVYAGSRLAMVEMIKTGTTMFNDMYFYMQQTAKAVEEAGIRATLGYGMIDLFDDEKRKQELKNAKELIKSSHNTADGRIKVAITPHAPNTCSAELIQESVKLASDNNLKLHIHVSETQDEVDLIKNEHGMTPFKYLDTLGALSEDTIAAHGVWTTPDEIKLLSERGVTVSHNPSSNMKLASGIAPVADYLENGVNTTIGTDGVSSNNNLDMFSEMKLTALMQKVNTLNPEVLKTRQTFNMATVNGAKALGVNTGELKEGKLADIVLVDTNVAHMVPLIDPLSNIVYAALGSDVNTLICDGKILLKDKQLTTLNEQEIIDEARSAALQL, encoded by the coding sequence ATGACACAAACAACATCTATTCTTATAAAAGATCCAATAATAATAGCAGATGAGGTACATAGAAATTCAATACTAGTTGTTGATAATAAAATTGAGGAAATTAGTAGTAAATTAAATGATAATGATGCTGAAGTTGTAATTGATGCACATGATAAAATTGCAATGCCAGGTCTTGTTAATACTCACACACACGTTGCAATGACACTTCTTCGTGGTGTAGGTGATGATCAAGCACTTCAAACATGGCTTAATGATTATATCTGGCCACGTGAAGCTAATCTTACAGATGAACTTGTATATGCAGGTTCACGTCTTGCTATGGTTGAAATGATTAAAACTGGAACTACAATGTTTAATGATATGTATTTTTATATGCAACAAACAGCAAAAGCAGTAGAAGAAGCTGGAATACGTGCAACACTAGGATATGGAATGATTGATTTATTTGATGATGAAAAAAGAAAACAAGAACTTAAAAATGCAAAAGAACTCATAAAATCATCACATAACACAGCAGATGGACGTATAAAAGTTGCAATAACACCACATGCACCAAATACATGTTCAGCAGAATTAATTCAAGAATCAGTAAAACTCGCATCTGATAATAATCTTAAACTTCATATTCATGTATCAGAAACACAAGATGAAGTAGATCTTATTAAAAATGAACATGGTATGACACCATTTAAATATCTTGATACACTAGGAGCATTAAGTGAAGATACAATTGCAGCACATGGTGTATGGACAACACCTGATGAAATAAAACTTTTATCAGAACGTGGTGTAACAGTATCACATAATCCATCAAGTAACATGAAACTAGCATCAGGAATAGCACCAGTAGCAGATTATCTTGAAAATGGTGTTAATACTACAATAGGAACAGATGGTGTATCATCAAATAATAATCTTGACATGTTTAGTGAAATGAAACTAACAGCATTAATGCAGAAAGTAAATACACTAAATCCTGAAGTTCTTAAAACACGTCAAACATTTAATATGGCAACAGTAAATGGAGCAAAAGCACTTGGTGTAAATACAGGTGAACTTAAAGAAGGTAAACTTGCTGATATTGTACTTGTTGATACAAATGTTGCACATATGGTTCCTCTAATTGATCCTTTAAGCAACATTGTATATGCAGCACTTGGTAGTGATGTTAATACTCTAATATGTGATGGAAAAATACTACTTAAAGATAAACAGCTTACAACACTAAATGAACAAGAAATTATTGATGAAGCACGAAGTGCAGCATTACAATTATAA
- a CDS encoding PadR family transcriptional regulator produces the protein MDEKQEDLSFMSKKFLYSLMSGVRKIFILWLIGQGKTHGYAIIAEINEQFKDIHDGKKVHGSTIYPILHNLEDEGLIKSEKELNGKKEIKAYEITQKGKDFLNSLKKFIRNKEVPDLTLLFIKDMFIDDNDKIKKFGGE, from the coding sequence GTGGATGAAAAACAAGAAGATCTCTCATTCATGAGCAAAAAGTTTCTCTATTCACTAATGAGTGGTGTTCGAAAAATCTTCATACTATGGCTAATAGGACAAGGAAAAACACATGGCTATGCAATAATTGCAGAAATAAACGAACAATTCAAGGATATACATGATGGAAAAAAAGTACATGGAAGTACAATTTATCCAATACTACACAACCTTGAAGATGAAGGACTAATAAAAAGTGAAAAAGAACTTAACGGTAAAAAAGAAATAAAAGCATATGAAATAACACAAAAAGGAAAAGATTTCTTAAACTCCCTAAAAAAATTCATACGCAACAAAGAAGTACCGGATTTAACATTATTATTCATCAAAGACATGTTCATAGATGACAATGATAAAATAAAAAAATTCGGGGGTGAATGA
- a CDS encoding ATP-binding cassette domain-containing protein — MQYAIETHDLVKDYDGFKAVNNLNLYIEKGTIGGILGPNGAGKTTSIKMLTCLIPKTSGSAKVAGYDITTQPDDVRLKIGMVPQKVSLYSDLTVRENVELCADFYNVDPKIKDQKIDDLLDLVDIKYAQNKYVKNLSGGMQQKTSVVASLVHNPEILFLDEPTVGLDPTTKRVLWDLMVELNEDGNSIILCSHDMYEVDKICDTINIIDAGQVVAHNTPQGLKDQLLKNREENNKHIREMITTLELENNPENQEEIAQLRSSLTDEDEKITVMVSNKTPEMIEALENLDVVKLVEDIGNGRLNIDLKRSKTSVNYVITTILSNGGNIASVKTNDPTLEDVFVAITAKKRGELKDGS; from the coding sequence ATGCAATATGCAATAGAAACACATGATCTAGTAAAAGATTATGATGGATTTAAAGCAGTAAACAACTTAAATTTATACATTGAAAAAGGAACAATTGGAGGAATCCTAGGACCAAATGGTGCAGGAAAAACAACCTCAATAAAAATGCTAACATGCCTAATACCAAAAACATCTGGAAGTGCAAAAGTAGCAGGATATGACATAACAACACAACCTGATGATGTAAGACTTAAAATAGGAATGGTACCACAAAAGGTAAGTCTATATTCAGATCTAACAGTACGTGAAAACGTAGAACTATGTGCAGACTTCTATAATGTAGATCCAAAAATAAAAGATCAAAAAATAGATGATCTACTAGATTTAGTTGATATAAAATATGCACAAAATAAATATGTAAAAAACCTATCAGGTGGAATGCAACAAAAAACATCAGTTGTAGCAAGTCTTGTACATAATCCTGAAATACTATTTCTAGATGAACCAACAGTAGGACTTGATCCTACAACCAAACGTGTCCTATGGGATTTAATGGTAGAACTTAATGAAGATGGAAACTCAATCATTTTATGTTCACATGACATGTACGAAGTAGATAAAATCTGTGATACAATAAACATTATAGATGCAGGTCAAGTAGTAGCACACAATACACCACAAGGACTAAAAGATCAACTACTAAAAAATCGAGAAGAAAATAACAAACACATTCGTGAAATGATCACAACACTAGAATTAGAAAACAATCCAGAAAACCAGGAAGAAATAGCACAATTACGCTCATCACTAACAGATGAAGATGAAAAAATCACAGTAATGGTATCAAACAAAACACCAGAAATGATAGAAGCACTAGAAAATCTAGACGTTGTAAAACTAGTTGAAGATATTGGAAATGGACGATTAAACATAGATCTTAAACGATCAAAAACATCAGTAAATTATGTAATAACAACAATTCTATCAAATGGTGGAAACATAGCATCAGTAAAAACAAATGATCCTACACTTGAGGATGTATTTGTAGCTATAACAGCAAAAAAACGAGGAGAACTTAAAGATGGAAGCTAA
- the albA gene encoding DNA-binding protein Alba: MAEENIVYIGNKPVMNYVLAVVTQMNSGVTEVILKARGRAISRAVDVAEIVRNRFISDVDVESINISTEEIVGNEGTSSNVSAIEIKLSK; the protein is encoded by the coding sequence ATGGCAGAAGAAAATATCGTATACATTGGAAATAAACCAGTAATGAACTATGTATTAGCTGTAGTAACACAAATGAACAGCGGAGTAACAGAAGTAATATTAAAAGCAAGAGGAAGAGCTATAAGCAGAGCAGTAGATGTAGCTGAAATCGTAAGAAACAGATTCATCTCAGATGTAGATGTTGAAAGTATTAACATAAGCACTGAAGAAATCGTTGGAAATGAAGGAACCTCCTCTAACGTATCCGCTATTGAAATAAAATTAAGCAAATAG